The following are encoded together in the Astyanax mexicanus isolate ESR-SI-001 chromosome 8, AstMex3_surface, whole genome shotgun sequence genome:
- the adcyap1a gene encoding adenylate cyclase activating polypeptide 1a isoform X2, whose amino-acid sequence MWSSRALAVLIYGLLVHCGACSPLGYPSVRLENAGYEEGDSVADLAFDSDQIALSGPSTGEDAYTIYYPSEQRTERHADGMFNKAYRNALAQLSARKYLHSLMAKRVGGGSAMEDGTEPLSKRHSDGVFTDSYSRYRKQMAVKKYLAAVLGKSSEDLDLHQFLQDIDFGALPDGDDYEELLRNLLGQFNLDLSAL is encoded by the exons ATGTGGAGCAGCCGGGCTCTGGCCGTTCTCATCTACGGGCTCCTCGTGCACTGCGGCGCGTGCTCTCCTCTCGGCTACCCGAGCGTCAG GTTGGAGAATGCAGGCTATGAAGAGGGGGATTCAGTAGCAGATTTGGCCTTTGACAGTGACCAGATCGCTTTAAGTGGTCCATCAACTGGGGAAGATGCCTACACAATATATTATCCTTCAGAGCAAAG AACAGAAAGACATGCAGATGGGATGTTTAATAAAGCCTACAGGAACGCATTGGCTCAGTTATCAGCCCGAAAATACCTGCATTCTCTAATGGCTAAACGTGTAGG AGGTGGGAGTGCGATGGAGGATGGCACGGAGCCGCTCTCCAAGCGCCACTCCGACGGGGTCTTCACGGACAGCTACAGTCGCTATCGGAAGCAAATGGCTGTGAAGAAGTATCTGGCCGCAGTCCTCGGCAAAAG cTCTGAAGACTTAGATTTGCACCAATTTCTACAAGACATAGACTTTGGGGCGCTCCCGGATGGGGATGATTATGAGGAATTATTGAGGAACTTGCTGGGGCAGTTCAATCTCGATCTCTCG GCTTTGTGA
- the adcyap1a gene encoding adenylate cyclase activating polypeptide 1a isoform X1, which produces MWSSRALAVLIYGLLVHCGACSPLGYPSVRLENAGYEEGDSVADLAFDSDQIALSGPSTGEDAYTIYYPSEQRTERHADGMFNKAYRNALAQLSARKYLHSLMAKRVGGGSAMEDGTEPLSKRHSDGVFTDSYSRYRKQMAVKKYLAAVLGKSSEDLDLHQFLQDIDFGALPDGDDYEELLRNLLGQFNLDLSVSSVAPVPFSPFFSEGCLSLLSFFCEVLLPRHLSLKFHEPNSSPSSPAHNPL; this is translated from the exons ATGTGGAGCAGCCGGGCTCTGGCCGTTCTCATCTACGGGCTCCTCGTGCACTGCGGCGCGTGCTCTCCTCTCGGCTACCCGAGCGTCAG GTTGGAGAATGCAGGCTATGAAGAGGGGGATTCAGTAGCAGATTTGGCCTTTGACAGTGACCAGATCGCTTTAAGTGGTCCATCAACTGGGGAAGATGCCTACACAATATATTATCCTTCAGAGCAAAG AACAGAAAGACATGCAGATGGGATGTTTAATAAAGCCTACAGGAACGCATTGGCTCAGTTATCAGCCCGAAAATACCTGCATTCTCTAATGGCTAAACGTGTAGG AGGTGGGAGTGCGATGGAGGATGGCACGGAGCCGCTCTCCAAGCGCCACTCCGACGGGGTCTTCACGGACAGCTACAGTCGCTATCGGAAGCAAATGGCTGTGAAGAAGTATCTGGCCGCAGTCCTCGGCAAAAG cTCTGAAGACTTAGATTTGCACCAATTTCTACAAGACATAGACTTTGGGGCGCTCCCGGATGGGGATGATTATGAGGAATTATTGAGGAACTTGCTGGGGCAGTTCAATCTCGATCTCTCGGTGAGTTCTGTGGCTCCAGTACCATTTAGCCCCTTTTTTTCGGAGGGGTGTCTTTCACTCCTCTCTTTCTTCTGTGAAGTCCTCCTCCCCCGTCATCTATCGCTTAAATTTCACGAGCCAAACTCCTCTCCTTCCTCACCCGCTCACAACCCTCTTTGA